The Deltaproteobacteria bacterium genome has a window encoding:
- the ruvB gene encoding Holliday junction branch migration DNA helicase RuvB: MPERMITATALPGEARHELSLRPRTFNEIIGQSELVDNLKVFVKAARERGEALDHLLLCGPPGLGKTTLAHLIANELGAELHLSSGPAIERKDLAGILSQLKERDVLFIDEIHRLSPVVEENLYPAMEDFSFDLVLGGGPHARTIQMPLPQFTLIGATTRTGLLTGPMRDRFGFTGRLKYYNAVELEQVVLRSAGLLSIKCNTGGAREIARRSRGTPRIANRLLRRVRDFAEVDGSGIIDLEIAKHATSRLGVDEHGFDEMDRHLLEAIVVKFDGGPVGLDTLGAALGEEADTIESVYEPFLLQEGYLKRTPRGRMATLNTYEFLGRSMPKSNLQD; encoded by the coding sequence ATGCCAGAACGTATGATCACTGCTACTGCATTACCTGGTGAAGCGCGGCATGAGTTATCATTGCGACCGCGTACTTTTAATGAAATCATCGGGCAATCAGAATTGGTAGATAATTTAAAAGTATTTGTGAAAGCCGCACGTGAACGCGGTGAGGCATTAGATCATTTACTGCTTTGTGGCCCACCGGGTTTAGGGAAAACTACTCTTGCACATTTAATAGCTAATGAATTAGGGGCAGAATTACATTTAAGCAGCGGTCCAGCGATTGAGCGTAAAGATTTGGCCGGTATTTTATCACAATTAAAAGAACGTGATGTTTTGTTTATTGATGAGATCCATCGTTTAAGTCCCGTGGTTGAAGAAAATCTCTACCCCGCCATGGAAGATTTTAGTTTTGATTTAGTGCTTGGCGGTGGCCCGCATGCTCGTACTATTCAAATGCCTTTGCCTCAGTTTACTTTAATCGGTGCAACAACACGTACGGGTTTACTTACGGGGCCAATGCGTGATCGTTTTGGGTTTACTGGAAGGCTTAAGTATTACAACGCTGTTGAGCTTGAGCAAGTTGTGCTACGTTCGGCAGGCTTACTATCTATTAAGTGTAATACAGGTGGTGCGCGCGAAATTGCACGACGTTCACGAGGTACACCGCGTATTGCTAATAGATTGCTGCGGCGCGTACGTGATTTCGCCGAAGTTGATGGCAGTGGGATCATTGATTTAGAAATCGCTAAACATGCCACTTCTCGACTTGGCGTTGATGAACATGGTTTTGACGAGATGGATCGACACCTACTTGAAGCAATAGTAGTTAAATTTGATGGGGGTCCGGTTGGTTTAGATACATTAGGAGCCGCACTGGGCGAAGAAGCTGATACTATTGAATCAGTATACGAACCATTTTTGTTGCAAGAAGGTTATTTAAAGCGCACTCCGCGTGGCAGAATGGCTACGCTAAATACTTATGAATTTTTGGGGAGATCAATGCCGAAAAGTAATTTGCAAGATTAA
- a CDS encoding thioredoxin domain-containing protein has translation MAIPANSRSNYLFVLVFISLLCNNNAVAQTKHCNALTPTQKQIQNEIFLKLHPYAGCDETFESCLAHQKPNRGVIRVADDLCRHIAAGKTQQEIKMAFNKRAQSVLPAIKPAVITLNENTLAGDKSAPVTVVVYACARCPFCKVVITSLYHKISNGVLFGKARLYFRPFPIKSHPGATEGGLAMVSAARLNRFWPFTIKLYDRYEQFCPAQLSSWASEEGLDKTIFEKYLADPQTRQSLITSKQEGLRNKVDATPTLFIDNVKYVYELQHDAIVDVLLEVYEAKTEARRQ, from the coding sequence ATGGCTATTCCTGCCAATAGTCGTTCTAACTATTTGTTTGTGTTGGTATTTATTTCTTTACTCTGCAACAATAACGCGGTCGCACAAACCAAACATTGCAATGCTCTGACTCCTACACAAAAACAAATACAAAACGAAATTTTTTTAAAACTACATCCTTATGCTGGTTGCGATGAAACCTTTGAAAGTTGCCTAGCGCATCAAAAACCTAATCGCGGTGTAATACGCGTTGCTGATGATCTTTGCCGTCATATTGCTGCTGGCAAAACCCAACAAGAAATAAAAATGGCATTTAACAAACGTGCTCAAAGTGTGCTTCCTGCAATTAAACCAGCAGTTATTACTCTTAATGAAAATACACTTGCTGGTGATAAAAGTGCCCCAGTAACTGTGGTTGTCTATGCATGTGCACGATGTCCATTCTGTAAGGTTGTCATCACTTCCCTATATCATAAAATTAGCAATGGGGTTCTATTTGGCAAAGCTAGATTATATTTTCGTCCTTTTCCAATCAAAAGCCATCCTGGCGCAACTGAAGGTGGCTTAGCCATGGTAAGTGCGGCTCGTTTAAATAGATTTTGGCCATTCACTATTAAACTATATGACCGCTATGAGCAATTTTGCCCTGCTCAGTTATCTAGTTGGGCATCTGAAGAAGGCCTGGATAAAACGATTTTCGAAAAATATTTAGCAGATCCCCAAACAAGACAATCTCTGATCACCTCAAAACAAGAAGGCCTACGTAATAAAGTCGATGCCACACCTACTCTTTTTATTGATAATGTCAAATATGTCTATGAGCTTCAACATGATGCGATAGTCGATGTTTTACTTGAAGTTTACGAAGCAAAGACAGAAGCACGGAGACAATAA
- a CDS encoding rhodanese-like domain-containing protein, whose translation MYRIKKYIFLLSTQQVITPWRIVFRDAAIIIFICTLIACITNLLRSDGIPFIQKQEYQILVPCPVTTGEVDAVTAGTALIYDDHVIVIDARQINDRDKFKLDKAIHIPYDYLTPVASEIIDSIAASGAREILVFGDGSDPDSGEQLARELAGNGIKNVSYIKGGAKAMIAKKLGGATNE comes from the coding sequence GTGTATAGAATAAAAAAATATATTTTTTTACTATCGACACAACAAGTAATTACGCCATGGCGTATAGTATTTCGTGACGCTGCTATAATTATATTCATTTGCACATTAATTGCCTGCATAACTAACCTTTTAAGAAGTGACGGGATCCCTTTTATTCAAAAGCAAGAATATCAAATATTAGTACCTTGCCCAGTAACTACTGGTGAAGTAGATGCAGTTACTGCAGGTACAGCCTTAATATATGATGACCATGTAATAGTAATCGATGCACGTCAAATAAACGACCGTGATAAATTCAAATTAGATAAGGCAATACATATACCATACGATTATCTTACTCCTGTTGCCTCTGAAATAATTGATAGCATTGCTGCTTCAGGTGCACGCGAAATTTTAGTTTTTGGTGACGGCAGCGACCCCGATTCGGGTGAACAACTTGCTCGTGAATTAGCTGGTAATGGTATAAAAAATGTTAGTTATATCAAAGGTGGCGCAAAAGCAATGATAGCTAAAAAGCTTGGCGGAGCCACCAATGAATAA
- a CDS encoding PaaI family thioesterase → MSIATFEHPNCIMCSSSSNMGLKLRFKVQPDGSVLAMFPCHDILQSYPKTLHGGMVSALLDAAMTNVLFSIGVVAVTAELTVKFHAPVNPDRFVAVSGTIDEKPVHPLYYVSAQIVQDNKVMAKATAKFIAKNAI, encoded by the coding sequence ATGTCTATTGCTACTTTCGAGCATCCCAATTGTATTATGTGTAGCTCGTCAAGCAATATGGGCTTAAAGCTACGATTTAAAGTGCAACCAGACGGCTCGGTATTAGCTATGTTCCCTTGCCATGATATCTTGCAAAGCTACCCGAAAACGTTGCATGGTGGTATGGTATCAGCATTGCTTGATGCAGCAATGACTAATGTGCTGTTTTCAATTGGGGTTGTCGCAGTCACTGCAGAACTCACGGTGAAATTTCATGCACCAGTAAACCCTGACCGTTTTGTGGCAGTTAGTGGTACTATTGATGAAAAGCCAGTACATCCATTGTATTATGTTAGTGCTCAAATAGTTCAAGACAATAAAGTTATGGCTAAAGCAACGGCAAAATTTATTGCTAAAAATGCTATTTAA
- a CDS encoding DoxX family membrane protein, translating into MNKFFYWQGHAYFVFIARVYLALIFLFACYHKILHPDAFALDVATYQILPLELVNLMAIILPWVELTAGLMLLLGFRIRAASLLICAMMLVFILAVVLALHKGLHMACGCFASQGANEDPISWRTIVRDSFWLILGIYIIFFNKYIFSIDGIIFRLKQQRT; encoded by the coding sequence ATGAATAAGTTTTTCTATTGGCAAGGGCATGCTTATTTTGTCTTTATTGCTCGTGTATATTTAGCCTTAATTTTCCTTTTTGCTTGTTATCATAAAATATTACACCCAGATGCTTTTGCTCTCGATGTGGCTACTTATCAAATATTACCTCTTGAGTTAGTAAACTTAATGGCCATTATTTTGCCATGGGTAGAGCTTACTGCTGGCCTAATGTTACTTCTCGGTTTTCGTATACGAGCGGCATCTTTATTGATTTGCGCAATGATGCTGGTTTTTATTTTGGCAGTGGTCCTAGCGTTACACAAAGGGTTACATATGGCATGTGGTTGTTTCGCCTCTCAGGGAGCTAATGAAGATCCCATATCTTGGCGTACTATAGTTCGCGACTCATTCTGGCTAATACTCGGCATCTATATTATCTTTTTTAATAAATATATATTCAGTATTGATGGAATTATTTTTCGACTAAAGCAACAAAGGACTTAA
- a CDS encoding SUMF1/EgtB/PvdO family nonheme iron enzyme, which translates to MTRSLFLYRCLILLISLKNTSCLVDEKCNSDLDCKSPKICSPKGECIIQCNKDSDCDISFGAAYICDNYRCTMPNACTICVFINAQSSCIHGICTMEHCDAGFYNLNNSTSDGCEYTCSPSGDEVADHIDNDCDGLIDEDTDLNSDVLNCGSVGNVCPSLPYASPICNEGKCSYQCYAGWRDDNGLPDDGCETKIQSLCPNDMVAIGSAFCIDKYEASRADATESDQGINNSIAISQPGVLPWMVDEMTTTHFNEFKDACQAAGKHLCSKEEWFAACTGSQQNNYVYGNIFNRETCNCVDTFCDDFCVQRSISPCDTTTNCGYTYYYKYNIEIFHEVPTAQFSDCTNDYGTLDINGNVWEIVTSTNDLLNRGYEIRGGAFNCASASARVNCSFNATWSTLYAGFRCCKQP; encoded by the coding sequence ATGACACGTTCACTCTTTCTTTATCGCTGCTTAATATTGCTAATATCTTTAAAAAATACGAGCTGTCTTGTCGATGAAAAATGCAACAGCGATCTTGATTGCAAATCGCCGAAAATTTGTAGCCCTAAAGGTGAATGCATCATTCAATGCAATAAAGATAGTGACTGTGATATATCATTTGGTGCAGCTTATATTTGTGACAATTACCGTTGTACTATGCCTAATGCTTGCACGATTTGTGTTTTTATCAATGCACAATCTTCTTGTATTCATGGCATCTGCACAATGGAGCACTGCGATGCTGGCTTTTATAACCTCAACAACAGCACTAGCGATGGTTGTGAATACACATGTTCCCCGTCTGGCGATGAAGTAGCAGATCATATAGATAATGATTGTGACGGGCTTATTGATGAAGATACTGACCTTAATAGTGATGTCTTAAATTGTGGCAGTGTTGGTAATGTATGCCCATCTCTACCCTATGCCTCACCAATTTGTAATGAAGGCAAATGTTCATATCAATGCTACGCTGGCTGGCGTGATGACAATGGCTTACCAGATGATGGCTGCGAAACCAAAATACAATCTCTTTGCCCCAATGATATGGTTGCTATTGGTTCAGCATTTTGCATCGATAAATATGAAGCCTCACGCGCTGACGCTACAGAAAGTGATCAAGGTATCAATAACTCAATTGCAATAAGTCAACCTGGGGTTTTACCCTGGATGGTTGATGAAATGACAACCACTCATTTCAATGAATTTAAAGATGCCTGCCAAGCTGCTGGTAAACATTTATGTAGCAAAGAAGAATGGTTTGCCGCATGTACTGGGTCACAACAAAACAACTATGTTTACGGTAATATATTTAATCGCGAAACTTGCAATTGTGTTGACACTTTCTGTGATGATTTTTGTGTACAACGAAGCATAAGTCCATGTGACACCACAACGAATTGTGGATATACCTACTACTATAAATATAACATTGAAATTTTCCATGAAGTACCGACTGCTCAATTCTCTGACTGCACCAATGATTATGGCACATTAGATATAAATGGCAATGTGTGGGAAATAGTTACTTCAACAAACGACCTTCTTAACCGAGGTTATGAAATTCGTGGTGGCGCTTTTAACTGTGCTTCAGCTTCTGCTCGTGTAAATTGTTCTTTTAATGCTACTTGGTCAACTCTCTATGCAGGCTTTCGTTGTTGTAAACAACCATAA
- the ruvA gene encoding Holliday junction branch migration protein RuvA, protein MIASLRGILISKNASSAVIECGGVGYFVAMSLTSLAKIGSEGSEVKVLVHTQLSQDALRLFGFYDAKERQIFEVLISINGVGPKLALALLSSLSPDELCSIVSRGDRLALTHVPGVGAKKADRLLLELKGKLPEPVAMLPSGNSTLHIDVQSALINLGFAPNIADKAARQALAENPDEVEIATLVRAALRGTRG, encoded by the coding sequence ATGATTGCAAGTTTGCGCGGTATATTGATTTCTAAAAATGCCAGCAGCGCTGTAATTGAGTGTGGCGGGGTTGGCTATTTTGTAGCAATGTCATTAACTTCGCTAGCTAAAATAGGTAGCGAAGGTAGCGAAGTCAAAGTGTTAGTGCATACACAATTATCGCAAGATGCCTTGCGGTTATTTGGTTTTTACGATGCCAAGGAGCGGCAGATTTTTGAAGTACTTATTAGTATAAATGGTGTTGGCCCCAAGTTGGCTTTAGCGCTGCTTTCAAGCCTTAGTCCTGATGAGTTATGCAGTATTGTTAGTCGTGGTGACCGTTTAGCACTAACTCATGTGCCTGGGGTTGGGGCAAAGAAAGCAGATAGATTATTGCTTGAACTTAAAGGTAAATTACCTGAACCAGTGGCGATGCTCCCAAGCGGTAACTCAACTTTACATATTGATGTACAAAGTGCCTTAATTAATTTAGGTTTTGCTCCAAATATTGCTGATAAAGCGGCACGTCAGGCTTTGGCGGAAAATCCTGATGAAGTTGAAATAGCTACTTTAGTGCGAGCAGCACTGCGTGGAACACGGGGTTAA
- the ruvC gene encoding crossover junction endodeoxyribonuclease RuvC — protein MRVLGIDPGSHKTGWGVIQSEGGRHKVLTYGVICTKADTTATRLCDIANGIDEVVHTNKPEAIAIETIFHAKNAKSALILGQSRGVALLCAARAGVAIFEYTAGQIKQAVTGHGRAEKEQVQKMVQFILGINRPMVLDTSDALAAAICHAQMRVTEQSTFLAELAASRRISKQRLKRYSNHMDDI, from the coding sequence ATGCGTGTTCTCGGCATTGACCCAGGTTCACACAAAACCGGATGGGGGGTAATACAATCCGAGGGCGGGCGACATAAAGTTTTAACCTATGGAGTTATTTGTACCAAAGCAGACACTACTGCTACTCGTTTGTGTGATATAGCTAATGGTATTGATGAAGTAGTGCATACAAATAAACCTGAAGCTATAGCTATCGAAACTATCTTTCACGCAAAAAATGCTAAGAGTGCTTTGATATTAGGACAATCACGAGGCGTAGCTTTATTATGCGCTGCCCGAGCTGGGGTTGCGATTTTCGAATATACCGCAGGCCAAATAAAGCAGGCTGTTACTGGGCATGGACGAGCAGAAAAAGAGCAAGTGCAAAAAATGGTGCAATTTATACTGGGTATAAATAGACCGATGGTGCTTGATACTAGCGATGCATTGGCTGCGGCGATTTGTCATGCACAAATGCGGGTGACTGAACAATCGACTTTTTTAGCAGAACTTGCAGCATCACGACGTATAAGTAAGCAACGACTAAAAAGATACAGTAACCATATGGATGACATCTAA
- a CDS encoding MBL fold metallo-hydrolase gives MNSLATTAKLTILVDNKAKSGLHFEHGFAVLLETPNHYLLFDTGQGEAFNLNTITLNTNLTRVNSVIISHGHYDHTGGLPIIYEQSPNAHIYLHPLATIPRYSIRDGVAKSIAISEKSKLALNKVSKLNLHEVTSPIRLVDGLVISGPIPRQNQIEDVGGPFYKDAYGKQPDDIIDEIALWFNTKNGLVIIVGCSHAGIINTIIHAQDISGEKRVHCVLGGFHLNSASEHRLNYTIDALKELSPDIIVPCHCTGEHAISRIKETFQNRCIEGEAGTILTFSDFT, from the coding sequence ATGAACTCTTTAGCAACAACAGCTAAATTAACAATTTTAGTAGACAACAAAGCCAAAAGTGGACTGCATTTTGAACATGGTTTCGCTGTATTACTTGAGACACCAAATCATTATTTACTATTCGATACCGGCCAAGGAGAAGCTTTTAATTTAAATACGATCACTTTAAATACTAATCTAACTCGTGTAAATAGTGTCATTATCAGTCATGGGCATTATGACCATACTGGCGGTCTCCCAATAATCTACGAACAATCCCCAAATGCACATATTTATCTTCATCCTTTAGCAACAATACCGCGCTATTCAATTAGAGACGGCGTTGCGAAATCTATAGCAATTTCTGAAAAATCAAAGTTAGCCCTTAATAAAGTTTCAAAATTAAATTTACATGAAGTTACTTCACCTATTAGGCTTGTAGATGGCTTAGTCATTTCAGGACCGATACCACGACAAAATCAAATTGAAGATGTTGGAGGCCCTTTTTATAAAGATGCTTACGGAAAACAGCCAGATGACATTATTGATGAAATAGCATTATGGTTTAACACTAAAAACGGCTTAGTTATAATTGTCGGTTGCAGTCATGCTGGTATTATAAATACTATAATACACGCACAAGATATTAGTGGTGAAAAACGCGTGCATTGCGTATTAGGTGGATTTCACTTAAACAGTGCAAGTGAACATAGGTTAAATTACACTATTGATGCACTGAAAGAACTCTCTCCTGATATAATTGTACCTTGTCATTGTACTGGTGAACACGCTATCTCTCGTATCAAAGAAACTTTTCAAAATCGCTGTATTGAAGGTGAAGCTGGGACTATTCTTACTTTTAGCGACTTCACATAA
- a CDS encoding YebC/PmpR family DNA-binding transcriptional regulator yields the protein MSGHSKWATIKRKKGAIDAQRGKLFTKLVREITTAASIGGGDLAGNPRLRTAIAAAKTQSMPADKIDRAIKKGTGELEGEKIEEVTYEGYGPGGIAILIETQTDNRNRTTSEVRMVLSKNNGNLGATNSVAYMFHKRGIIHFDANVYSEDTIMEVALEAGAEDIQQDGESVIVTTDIKSFADVLDLFDKKEMKYQNAEMSMIPETTVKVSGDAAVKIVRLIERLEECDDVQKVYANFDIDYAELERIALL from the coding sequence ATGTCTGGTCATAGTAAATGGGCAACAATTAAACGTAAAAAAGGTGCAATTGACGCTCAGCGTGGCAAGCTTTTCACTAAGCTAGTACGCGAAATAACTACTGCCGCTAGTATTGGTGGTGGCGATCTTGCTGGAAATCCTCGCCTGCGTACAGCGATTGCTGCAGCCAAAACTCAGAGTATGCCCGCTGATAAAATTGACCGTGCTATCAAAAAAGGCACCGGCGAACTTGAAGGCGAAAAGATTGAAGAAGTCACCTACGAAGGTTACGGACCAGGTGGTATTGCGATTTTAATTGAAACCCAGACTGATAATCGCAATCGCACCACTAGTGAAGTACGTATGGTGCTTTCAAAAAATAATGGCAATCTTGGTGCAACAAATTCAGTCGCTTATATGTTTCATAAACGTGGGATCATTCATTTTGATGCCAATGTTTATAGTGAAGATACAATTATGGAAGTGGCACTCGAAGCAGGCGCCGAGGATATACAACAGGATGGTGAAAGCGTTATAGTAACTACCGATATAAAGAGTTTTGCTGATGTATTAGATCTGTTTGATAAGAAAGAAATGAAGTACCAAAACGCTGAGATGTCGATGATCCCTGAGACCACAGTGAAAGTAAGTGGCGATGCGGCTGTAAAGATTGTGCGTTTGATTGAGCGACTTGAAGAATGCGATGACGTGCAAAAAGTATATGCGAATTTTGACATTGATTATGCTGAACTTGAACGCATAGCATTGTTATAA